Genomic window (Polaromonas sp. JS666):
TGTGGTGGAGTTTTCGGTCCTTGACTCGGGCCGGGGCCTGTCGCCGGAAGTCAAGGCACGGCTCTATGAAGCCTTCTACTCCACCAAGGCTGAGGGCATGGGCATCGGCCTGAAACTGTGCCGCAGCATTGTCGAGTCCCACCAGGGCAGGATGGAGGCCGAGAACCTCTACAATGGGGACGAAGTGGTGGGGTGCCGGTTCACTTTCTGGATCCCCGTGACGCCCCTGCTTTCACCTGCACCTTCTGCTAGCGATACTGTAGCGGCCAAGGATGCCGGCGTTCACTAAAGCACCTTCAGGAATAGTTTCGAGAAGTTCACAAAAGAAAGTTTGGCATGAGCTTGATTCCCAAAAAAGGCACTGTTTACGTCATTGATGATGACGAGGGCGTGCGCGATTCGCTGCAATGGCTGCTCGAAGGCAAGGACTACCGGGTGCGCTGCTACGACTCGGCTGAAACATTTCTGAGCCGCTACGACGCGCGCGAAGTGGCCTGCCTGATCGTGGATATCCGCATGGGCGGCATGACCGGCCTGGAGCTGCAGGACCGGCTGGTCGAACGCAAGTCGCCGTTGCCGATTGTCTTCATCACCGGCCACGGCGATGTCCCCATGGCGGTCAACACCATGAAGAAAGGCGCCATGGACTTCATCCAGAAGCCTTTTCAGGAAGAAGCGCTGGTCAATCTGGTCGAGCGCATGCTGGAACAGGCCAAGGAAGCCTTCGCAGGCCACCAGCAATCCGCCAGCCGCGACGCCCTGCTGGCCAAGCTGACGTCGCGCGAAGCGCAGGTGCTCGAACGCATCGTGGCGGGCCGCCTGAACAAGCAGATTGCCGACGACCTGGGCATCAGCATCAAGACGGTGGAAGCCCACCGCGCCAACATCATGGAAAAGCTCAATGCCAATACCGTGGCTGACCTGCTGAAAATAGCGCTGGGCTCCAACGCGCCCAAGGCCTGAGAGCCACCGGAGCCGAATTCCCAGCCGCTAACTTTTTATAGCTGCTTGCGCCCGTAGTTCCTGGACTAGCGGGCGTTTTTACTTAGAAAATTGAAATCATGACTGCACAACTCATTGACGGGAATGCCCTCTCCAGACAACTGCGTGCGGAGGTCGCCCGGCGCGCGGCAGCGCTGCGCGCCCGCGGCATCACGCCGGGTCTGGCGGTCGTGCTGGTGGGAGAAAATCCGGCCAGCCAGGTCTATGTGCGCAACAAGGTCAAGGCCTGCCAGGACAACGGCCTGCATTCGGTGCTCGAGCACTACCCGGCCGCGCTCAGCGAGGCCGAGTTGCTGGCCCGGGTCCATGCCCTGAACAATGACCCGGCCATCCACGGCATCCTGGTTCAGCTCCCACTGCCTGCGCATATAGACGCGCACAAGGTCATTGAAGCCATTGCCCCCGGCAAGGATGTCGACGGATTCCATGTGGCCAGCGCAGGCGCCCTGATGGTCGGACAGCCGGGCTTCTGGCCCTGCACACCCTATGGCTGCATGAAGATGCTGGAAAGCATTGGCTACGACCTGCGGGGCAAGCACGCCGTGGTCATTGGCCGCAGCAACATCGTGGGCAAGCCCATGGCCATGATGCTGCTGCAAAAAAATGCCACGGTGACGATCTGCCACAGCGCCACCAAAGACCTGAAGGCCATGACGCTGCAGGCCGACGTGATCGTAGCCGCAGTCGGCAAACGCAATGTGCTGACCGCCGACATGGTCAAGCCGGGTGCTGTCGTCATTGACGTGGGCATGAACCGCAACGATGAAGGCAAACTCTGCGGCGACGTCGACTTTGAAGGCGTCAAGGAGGTGGCAGGCTACATCACGCCGGTGCCTGGCGGCGTCGGCCCCATGACCATCACCATGCTGCTGGTCAACACGCTGGAATCTGCTGAGCGCCTTTAATCGGGACTGGATGCTGCCGACGCGGCGCCTGCCGCGGGTCGGCTCAGGCGCCAGAGGCTCAAGCCCGCGCACAACCACTGGCCCAGGTACATGGCGCTTCCCAGGCCATGCCAGAGCTTGAGGTTGGCGCCTTCGGCCCGGGCACTGACGATACGCGGCGCCACGCCAAACTCCACCAGCAAGGCCAGCAACAGCCCTGCCACCACAAATTTTGTGGCCGCCGCCGCATAAAGGGCCGTGGCCGGATCGTCTTTTTTATTGAAAACCAGCAGCATCAGCATGGCACATGCCGTGCTGAGCCAGGTCTGCGCGCTGAAGAGTTTGGCGGCCATCGCACCGGCGGCTGCCGGACTGCCAAGGTGCATGAACAGCAGGGGCACCACCACAAAGCCCACGCCGGTGAGACTGCCCCACCAGAGCGCGGCCAGCAGGATGGCAAACCGTTGTTTCACGGATGCGGCCAGACCGCCGGGGCGAACGGCCGGGATTGCGCTTCAGCCACCAAGGCGGTCGACACCAGCCTGCCTGGGATCATGCCCCGGCAGCGAATTGTCACGCAAGGGACCCACAAAGACGCCATGCTTCAGATGTACATGACCGCCACAATCTCGTAGCGCTTCACGCCACCCGGCGCCTGCACTTCAGCCGTATCGCCCTCATCCTTGCCGATCAATGCACGTGCAATCGGTGAGCCGATGTTGACCCGGCCATGTTTGATGTCGGCCTCATCTTCCCCCACGATCTGGTAAGTCACGGTGTCGCCTGACTCCTCGTCCTGCAACTCAATGGTCGAGCCAAACACCACCCTGCCGCCCGCGTCCAGCTCCGACGGGTCAATGATCTGCGCCGCGGACAGCTTGCCTTCTATTTCCTGGATGCGCCCTTCGATAAAACCCTGGCGATCCTTGGCCGCGTCGTATTCGGCGTTCTCACTCAGGTCGCCTTGGGCGCGCGCCTCGGAAATCGAGTTGATGACCCAGGGACGGTCAACGGTTTTGAGCTGGTGCAATTCAGCCTTGAGTTTTTCTGCACCGCGCTTGGTGATGGGTAAGGTTGCCATGTTTTTGCTCCTGCAAAAGCGAAACCGCCACCAGTCACCTGGCGGCGGAATATTTAATCGGCTCAAGTTTAATGCAAAACCTGCGTCAGCCGTCCCGGTAATTAACCTAGTTGCGCGTGGAGTTCCTGCACGGAATACACGTTCAGGTTATCCAGGTATTTCATGCCTTCGACGGCGGCTTCGGCACCGGCAATGGTGGTGTAGGTGGTCACGCGGGCCAGCAGCGCCGAGGTACGGATCTGCCGCGAGTCGGCAATCGCATTGCGCCGCTCTTCCACGGTGTTGATGACCAGGGCAATCTCGTCGTTCTTGATCATGTCCACCACGTGCGGCCGGCCTTCGGTGACCTTGTTGACCACCGTGCAGGCAATACCTGCCGCCTGGATGGCGGCAGCCGTTCCCTTGGTGGCCACCAGCTCGAACTTCAGTGCCGCGAGGGATCGCGCCACTTCCACCGCGCGCGGCTTGTCGTTGTTCTTGACCGTCAGGAAGACCTTGCCCGATGTCGGCAGCTTGGTGCCGGCACCGAGCTGCGACTTCACAAAGGCCTCGCCAAAAGTCTTGCCGACACCCATCACCTCACCGGTGGACTTCATCTCGGGGCCGAGAATGGTGTCCACGCCGGGGAATTTGACAAAGGGGAAGACCGCCTCCTTCACGCTGAAGTAAGGGGGCGTCACCTCGCTGGTGACGCCCTGCGAGGCCAGCGACTGGCCAACCATGCAGCGTGCCGCCACCTTGGCCAGCTGGATGCCGGTGGCCTTGCTGACGAAGGGCACGGTACGCGATGCGCGCGGGTTGACCTCCAGCACGTAGATCACATCCTTGCCATCGATGTTCTGGATGGCGAACTGCACGTTCATCAGGCCGACGACGTTCAGGGCCTGGGCCATGGCGGCGGTCTGACGCTTGATCTCGGTCACCGTTTCGGCCCGCAATGAATAAGGCGGCAAGGAACAGGCCGAGTCGCCGCTGTGCACGCCGGCCTGCTCGATATGCTCCATCACGCCGCCGATGAAGGTCACGCCCTTATCGTCACGAATGCAATCGACGTCACATTCAATTGCGTCGTTCAAAAAGCGGTCCAGCAACACCGGCGAGTCATGGCTGACCTTGACCGCTTCGCGCATGTAGCGCTCCAGGTCGCGCTGCTCGTGCACGATCTCCATGGCGCGGCCACCCAGCACATAACTGGGGCGCACCACCAGGGGGTACCCCAGGGCAGCGGCCTTTTCCAGCGCCTCGGGTTCGGTACGGGCGGTGGCATTCGGCGGCTGGCGCAGCTTGAGCTCATGCAGCAGCTTCTGGAAGCGCTCGCGGTCTTCCGCCGCGTCAATCATGTCGGGCGAGGTGCCAATGATGGGCACGCCATTGGCTTCCAGGTCGAGCGCCAGCTTCAGGGGCGTCTGGCCACCGTACTGGACGATCACGCCCAACGGCTTTTCCTTGTCGACAATTTCCAGTACATCTTCCAGCGTCAGCGGCTCGAAGTAGAGGCGATCGGACGTGTCG
Coding sequences:
- the folD gene encoding bifunctional methylenetetrahydrofolate dehydrogenase/methenyltetrahydrofolate cyclohydrolase FolD; its protein translation is MTAQLIDGNALSRQLRAEVARRAAALRARGITPGLAVVLVGENPASQVYVRNKVKACQDNGLHSVLEHYPAALSEAELLARVHALNNDPAIHGILVQLPLPAHIDAHKVIEAIAPGKDVDGFHVASAGALMVGQPGFWPCTPYGCMKMLESIGYDLRGKHAVVIGRSNIVGKPMAMMLLQKNATVTICHSATKDLKAMTLQADVIVAAVGKRNVLTADMVKPGAVVIDVGMNRNDEGKLCGDVDFEGVKEVAGYITPVPGGVGPMTITMLLVNTLESAERL
- a CDS encoding response regulator transcription factor, producing MSLIPKKGTVYVIDDDEGVRDSLQWLLEGKDYRVRCYDSAETFLSRYDAREVACLIVDIRMGGMTGLELQDRLVERKSPLPIVFITGHGDVPMAVNTMKKGAMDFIQKPFQEEALVNLVERMLEQAKEAFAGHQQSASRDALLAKLTSREAQVLERIVAGRLNKQIADDLGISIKTVEAHRANIMEKLNANTVADLLKIALGSNAPKA
- a CDS encoding DUF4149 domain-containing protein, yielding MKQRFAILLAALWWGSLTGVGFVVVPLLFMHLGSPAAAGAMAAKLFSAQTWLSTACAMLMLLVFNKKDDPATALYAAAATKFVVAGLLLALLVEFGVAPRIVSARAEGANLKLWHGLGSAMYLGQWLCAGLSLWRLSRPAAGAASAASSPD
- the greA gene encoding transcription elongation factor GreA gives rise to the protein MATLPITKRGAEKLKAELHQLKTVDRPWVINSISEARAQGDLSENAEYDAAKDRQGFIEGRIQEIEGKLSAAQIIDPSELDAGGRVVFGSTIELQDEESGDTVTYQIVGEDEADIKHGRVNIGSPIARALIGKDEGDTAEVQAPGGVKRYEIVAVMYI